Below is a genomic region from Micropterus dolomieu isolate WLL.071019.BEF.003 ecotype Adirondacks linkage group LG16, ASM2129224v1, whole genome shotgun sequence.
TCAGATGTGGTTAACCATAGATCCAGGTCTCAGGACCCACAGTTCTCCATCCAAGTGATCCATTACATCCGTGTTAGTCAGCTGCTTTTGCTATCATAGGTCTAACTTAGCTTTAGAATCGactgttatttaaataaatgtataataatcCGTAATCATTTGTTTGCAAGACCCCTCTGTTTTGATTTGCATGAAGTAGGATGCTGTTCAACTTCTATCCGCTGCTCTTCCTCTGCTGCCCTCTCTGTACTCCACAGAAAATGAATGGCAGCGGGCCGCCCACAGCGAAACATTTGCTGTAATGTGAGTGGAGCGTAACCCCGACTCaggcgtgcgtgcgtgcgtgcgtgcgtgcgtgcgtgcgtgcgtgcgtgcgtccTGCTATCATAGCTCAATGTTATGTGATGCTGGCGTTTTCCCTGAAAGAGGAGTCCACCataagtctgtctgtcttcacaGCTCAGAGCCAAGATCTGAGAAAAGAGCCCTTTTTTTCCTGGAAAAGCATGAAGACAGTGTACATCACTTGCGCACAACCAGCAGGAGTTAGATAAATTAGGAGCAAACATGAACTTGGATTAAAACATGTCGTCTATCTATCCACCATAAAAGCCTGATAGTCATGTGTCTTGTACAGAGCCACAAATGTATGGAAAAGTTCAACTTGAATTCTGTCAAAAAAGCATCAGAAGTAGAAACaactaaatgtcttttttaagaATATTTTGGCATACATAATGAGGAAACTTATGCTCTTATATCCCTAAGGGCCCAAGGCTGTATGTGTTACATTTAGGCCATCTGGAAAAAGAaagatgttgttttgttttagattaaGCACCACAAAGAAGGTGAATTATTTCAGAAATTCTGATACTGTTGTTTGGAACGGCTTTAAAACCCCATCTTTGTTGTATTTAAGAAGTGGATTTTAAGGCCAAGAGTGGTTCACATATCAAATTGAATCAATCCGTAACATGATGAGAACTGTATGAGTACTACAGTTTGTACTCTATGGGTTTTTGCAAAGAATTCTCAGAATACTTTCAGTTTATGATAAAATAGTTACACTTACAGACTTGTGTTTCGCAAATATTATCTCAGTACTTATCCACTAAAAGCAAACCAGGTCATACAAGGTATCGTTCTGTCTcgtcaattttattttattggtgTTCATTTTAATATGCATCCTTATATATCTTGCCCTTAAAAAACAGGGTGTGGGACTTGGATGGAAATGAGAGCACTACACTAAGACTTCGCTCACCTGGCATCAGTGTGTGCTGGCACCCGGAGGAAGCCTTTAAGGTAGGTGGGGCCTGTTTCAGATGCATGCTGAGGTCAAACTCTTGAGTGAGTTGTTTAATTGCAACTACATACTGTATTACAATCACATAGTCAGGTGaacattaaaatattacttGAAGTTAGGTGTCTGAGTTTGTCTAAAGCCAAGTGGCTATTAGATGACAGGACAGGTGATTTGGCTGGATTTTTGAAACTGGTCATTTCGGAGCTTGTTAACTCATCTTTTATTGGAAGGTTGGAACACTTTATTTAATTGCCCTCCCATGCTCCTGACCTCATTCAGGCATCCTTATTGCTATCCAGCAAACTTGATGATAATTGATGAGTGGTCAGATGATCCCAATTAAGATTCTACCCAACCATAAAATGGATATTAGGCTGTGAAGTATCCTGAATGAAGCATTAAATGCTTGTCCTAAAGGCAGGAGGAAACAAACTAGTCTGACCACGACTGAAGGCAAAAGTAGTCATAGCTGTTCCAAATAGCTACACTCAAAGGAGTGAAAAGCCTTTTGCCATATAGAGAAGGGCACTTTAAATCGTTTAAATGTAGATAAAGGGGTCATTTGCTTCTTgaaggcagtttttttttttaagagtttGAGAGAGATCAAGCCCTGCACACCTGGCCAAGGACGTGATTATCTGTTTCGTAAAGTTACAGATATTGTCAGACACAGTCCCCACAATTCTGATGTTGAGAGTGTGTAGGGGGAAGGGGATTCATATGTTGTTCAACCATCTTGAGATGAAGTATGCTGACGCCTTAAGCGTTAGCCAGTTTGATGGAGTGCAACCTGTCCAAGATGTTTCCCTTTCTCTACCACTGCATGCTGGGACACAACCTGTACGACACTGAATGAGAGTTGGTGGGTATTAAAAATAGATGGATGAACTgtaagataaatgtaaatagatCGTGGCAACCTAAACTGCAAACGTCGATTTAACTGACTCATCTGTCCTCTCCAGTTAATGGTGGCAGAGAAGAAGGGAACAATTCGCTTCTATGACCTGGTGACCCAGCAGGCCATTCTGTCGCTGGACTGTGGTCAGTCACCACTCATGTCAGCTGACTGGTGCCTCACAAACACCATCAAAGTCGGTGCTGTGGCGGGCAACGACTGGCTCATCTGGGACATAACTCGCTCCAGGTGAAAGGGGGAGTGTGGGTAATAAACTATTGATGTTGCATGATATACTGATTTGAAGGCACACAATAGTGTGGGACGTgtctaaatttatttttttttattctttgcagTTACCCACAGGAAAAAAGACCAGCCCACATAGATAAAGCACGGTTATTCAAGTaagaaaatcatttttaacTGTTGAAAGGCTTcttgttttcacacattttcaccAAGAAACGCAtagtttctaacagattttctcGTGGATTATGTCCTATTGCACCCaaacagtacagtacattttttatttagtttaattgCATGATGACATTTAAAGAGATGTAATTTTTGTCCTCAGGTGGTCTCGAGCCAATGAAAACCTCTTTGCCACCACTGGATGTCCAGGAAAGATCTGTAGTCAGTTACTCATCCACCATCTTGGCCACCCACAGGTTAGTGAGATGCTTTTCATGGTCCAGATAATTTACTTTTGAACGTTCCCTACAGCTCCAGTCTCATATCACATTCTGATTCCGTTACAGCCGGTGGTGATCGGATCGGCCACAGTGGGATCAGGCCTCAGCTGGCACCGGACACTCCCGCTCTGTGTGATTGGCGGCGACAGAAAACTTTGCTTTTGGATGACTGAAATGTAGACATCTGTACACCCCTTTCCATGGTGGATAACAATGTGCTGTTTCTATTCTAGTAATtgttcaataaaatatttttctgagtATCTGTCTGAGTTTATGTGAAATTTGAAGGAAATAGTCCGCATGCTTGAgctttgttcttttatttttgacTACCCGTCAGATCAGCTACAGATAAACAGTGGGCTTGTCAGGATTTTTCCGAAGAgctcatttttcttttctcttaaGAGTAAGTTACATCAGCGGCCTGTTACGTCCTGCCAAGCTGTAGTTCAAAGGAATGCATCGAGGATTCAGTGCCAACTCTTCACTTTACCAGTCAACATGATCGTCATACCACAGGTGTTCTCTCTGACTGGCTTTCAATTTTCCCACAATCAATGACAGACTCTGAGTCatgttaataatatatttttgtatggGCTGTTCCACCTGCTGTTGTGGGCTGAAAATCCACAGGATGAGTTAAAAACTAGGAGTTCTGGCTGTGCTCCAGCTGTTGGACAAACCCTGCAGGTGTAGCGGTTGTAAGTGTAATCATAAGAAAAGCTTTGGGAAGCATCGGAGTCTGGGGCCATTTCAGGTAGTCTCCAACTCCATGACATTTAAACCATGCGACCCATGGGGATGCAGCGAGAGGAAGAGATGTGCATCACCTTACCATGGCAAATAATTATCATTGCTCCACAGACCAAACACGGGAGACAAGGGATCATTTGGCAGAAACTTCTAATGCCCCCCGGTAAAACAAGGAGTCATTGTACTGTCACAGGAATGCCATGTGTGAGAAAAAGCCATCTCCATTTTCAAAGCAGTCATACTCGTGCTAAGCTGCAGAGAgcacttatttaattaaattgatcATGAATCATTCTAGGTGACAGCTGATAACTTGGTTCTATAGATGTGTTTAATCTTAAAGGGGGCAGCATTGGATAAATATGCATCATATTGAAGCGTCTAACAGAGCCATTTATTGTGCTTTATCAATGTGTCTAGGTTGTATTGTACAGCAATGCCTCTGCACAACAGAGCGTGGAGATCTCCACTCTTTTAAACCAGTTCGTCAACCTTGTATATTTCTTGGACAGGACACGTTAACCGCCATCCACAAAGCATAACATGCTACTGCTCTCCTGGTCCACGCTTTTGTTTGAATAAGTCCAATGTGGTCTCCGCTCTCTACATTTGCTGTGCAAGTGGTGCTGGAGCAGCTGCACATAACACGAGAGATGTCAATGTCTGATGCAAGAAGCTGCCATTTTCATCTGTGCACACTGATCGTTTTCCAAAGAGTATAAAAGCTCCCCTTAGAGGGGAGCTCAGACACTTTCCTCTGAAACATGAGTCATGAATCTCAGTGGCTTTACAAATCCCAGTGACTCAAGGACACCATCTGATGGCTGATGAGTAGAATAGCATCAAGATTTAATTCCATCTTGCTGATTTCTAGAACATATGATCCATCTTGGACATCTTACAAACTCCCCTCTTTCCTGGAAGCACCTCTTCAGGCGTCACTGCCCAGGGCCCTCCGTGTTACCTTTGATGTAACCTGAATGAAGCTATTATGTCTCACAAACAGTTTCTCTTGTGGTGTGTGGACTAATAACAAACTGTGAAATGGATGAAAGAGAGATCAGACAGCCTTAAAATCCTCACCAACTTTCTCCTAATCTCCCCCTCAGATAACTCTTCTGCAGCCGTGCCAATTCTAAGCCCTGGGCTCAACAAGAAGGagagcaaataaaaataatgaggAACAtgatatgaagggaaacaaagaaagagattAGAGCTCTTTGAGGCCGGTGTTTGATTTAATCTCACGGCTGGTTTGTTGTGTAATGCTTTTTCCAGAATGAAGTGATTATGTTGATCTCAATGAGAAGAAAAGATTTCGTCAAAAAAGCATGAGTGG
It encodes:
- the nup37 gene encoding nucleoporin Nup37, whose product is MQDDSSRTPSYTVACEDYVHVVEFSPFSSGTPASLLAYGGNQYVVVGTCLFQEEDMEIEGVEFNVLRAFHHELRVDALAWSPESRLDRIPAIRFCTAAPDRKLRLLTSDLQDRHEVKVMDGHTSYINHLVFEPTEGKQIASVSDDHTCRVWDLDGNESTTLRLRSPGISVCWHPEEAFKLMVAEKKGTIRFYDLVTQQAILSLDCGQSPLMSADWCLTNTIKVGAVAGNDWLIWDITRSSYPQEKRPAHIDKARLFKWSRANENLFATTGCPGKICSQLLIHHLGHPQPVVIGSATVGSGLSWHRTLPLCVIGGDRKLCFWMTEM